One part of the uncultured Celeribacter sp. genome encodes these proteins:
- the trpA gene encoding tryptophan synthase subunit alpha encodes MTRIDAKFAELKAAGKKAFVAYVMAGDPDEATSLEIVKALPDAGVDIIELGLPFTDPMADGPTIQLAGQRALDQGMTLQRTLDLAAEFRKTNDTTPIVLMGYYNPIYSRGVDQFLIDAVEAGIDGLIVVDLPPEEDDELCIPAQKAGLNFIRLATPTTDDQRLPKVLQNTSGFVYYVSVTGTTGAAAASGADVAPEVARIKAKTELPVIVGFGVRTPEKAEEIAAVADGTVVGSAIVNEIAQGKSVAEIAAYVKSLADGAHRA; translated from the coding sequence ATGACCCGCATCGACGCCAAATTCGCAGAGCTGAAAGCCGCCGGCAAAAAAGCCTTCGTGGCCTACGTCATGGCGGGCGATCCCGATGAGGCCACCTCCCTGGAGATCGTCAAAGCGCTGCCCGACGCGGGCGTCGACATTATCGAACTGGGTCTGCCCTTCACCGATCCGATGGCCGATGGCCCGACCATTCAGCTCGCCGGTCAGCGCGCGCTGGATCAGGGCATGACCCTGCAGCGGACGCTCGATCTGGCCGCCGAATTTCGCAAAACGAATGACACCACGCCGATCGTGCTCATGGGCTATTACAACCCGATCTATTCGCGCGGCGTGGATCAATTTCTGATCGATGCAGTCGAGGCTGGGATCGACGGTCTGATCGTGGTGGACCTGCCGCCCGAGGAAGACGACGAACTCTGCATCCCAGCCCAGAAAGCGGGGCTGAACTTTATCCGTCTGGCGACCCCCACCACCGACGATCAGCGTTTGCCGAAAGTGCTGCAAAACACCTCGGGCTTTGTCTATTACGTCTCTGTGACCGGCACCACCGGGGCCGCCGCCGCTTCCGGCGCCGATGTCGCTCCGGAAGTGGCGCGGATCAAGGCCAAGACAGAGTTGCCGGTGATCGTGGGCTTCGGCGTGCGCACGCCGGAGAAAGCCGAAGAAATCGCCGCGGTCGCCGACGGCACCGTCGTCGGCTCCGCCATCGTCAACGAGATCGCTCAGGGCAAATCGGTCGCAGAGATCGCCGCCTATGTGAAATCGCTGGCCGATGGCGCACACCGAGCCTAA
- the ychF gene encoding redox-regulated ATPase YchF, producing the protein MGFKMGIVGLPNVGKSTLFNALTKTAAAQAANFPFCTIEPNVGEVAVPDARLDQLAAIAGSKQIIPTRMTFVDIAGLVKGASKGEGLGNQFLANIRECDAIAHVVRCFEDGDVTHVEGRVDPVDDAQVIEMELMLADLESIAKRRANLVRKLKGNDKEAQQQDRLLAAAQEALENDRPARTVEVDAEDLKQWRMLQLLTQKPILYVCNVEEENAAKGNAHSDAVAKMAAEQGAGTVVISAKIEEEISQLDAEEAEMFLGEMGLEEAGLDRLIRAGYELLHLETYFTVGPKEARAWTIRKGTSAPAAAGVIHGDFERGFIRAETIAFDDFIACNGEGGAKEAGKMRAEGKSYIVQDGDVMHFLFNT; encoded by the coding sequence ATGGGCTTCAAAATGGGTATCGTCGGCCTGCCGAACGTTGGCAAATCGACACTCTTCAACGCGTTGACCAAGACCGCGGCGGCGCAGGCGGCAAACTTTCCATTCTGCACCATCGAACCCAACGTGGGTGAGGTGGCCGTGCCGGATGCGCGGCTGGACCAATTGGCCGCGATTGCCGGGTCGAAACAGATCATTCCGACGCGGATGACCTTCGTCGATATCGCGGGTCTGGTGAAAGGGGCGTCCAAGGGCGAAGGTCTCGGCAACCAGTTTCTGGCCAATATCCGTGAATGCGACGCCATCGCCCATGTGGTGCGCTGTTTCGAAGATGGCGACGTGACCCATGTCGAAGGCCGGGTGGATCCGGTCGACGACGCGCAGGTGATCGAGATGGAACTGATGCTGGCCGATCTGGAAAGCATTGCCAAGCGCCGCGCCAATCTGGTGCGCAAGCTCAAGGGCAACGACAAGGAAGCCCAGCAACAGGACCGTCTGCTGGCCGCCGCGCAAGAGGCGCTGGAAAACGACAGGCCCGCGCGCACCGTCGAGGTAGATGCAGAAGATCTGAAACAATGGCGCATGCTGCAGCTTCTGACGCAAAAGCCGATCCTCTATGTCTGCAACGTCGAAGAGGAAAACGCCGCGAAAGGCAATGCCCATTCCGACGCTGTTGCCAAAATGGCTGCGGAACAGGGCGCCGGTACGGTGGTGATTTCGGCCAAGATCGAAGAAGAGATTTCCCAGCTCGATGCGGAAGAGGCCGAGATGTTCCTGGGCGAAATGGGGCTGGAAGAGGCCGGTCTCGACCGGTTGATCCGGGCGGGCTATGAGCTGTTGCACCTTGAGACCTATTTCACCGTCGGCCCGAAAGAGGCCCGCGCCTGGACGATCCGCAAAGGCACCTCTGCACCTGCTGCGGCCGGGGTGATCCACGGGGATTTCGAACGCGGCTTCATTCGCGCAGAAACCATCGCATTCGACGATTTCATCGCCTGCAATGGCGAAGGTGGCGCCAAGGAAGCCGGCAAGATGCGGGCCGAGGGCAAAAGCTACATCGTGCAGGACGGCGATGTGATGCACTTCCTGTTCAACACCTGA
- a CDS encoding ZIP family metal transporter, with the protein MTGVGAIPVLFGKKMSRRTNDLLLGFAAGVMISASYFSLIVPGLDAADELYGMTYVSALIAGCGIALGAALVALLNETLPHEHFITGPDGADPGALSKIWLFVIAITIHNFPEGMAVGIGFGGGNVTNGMSLATGIGLQNAPEGLAVAVALRGQGYSRWRSFLLAALTGLVEPLGGALGVGLIHVSVHVLPWGLTFAAGAMLYIISHEIIPETHRNGYQNYATTGLLTGLILMMFLDVTLG; encoded by the coding sequence ATGACGGGTGTCGGGGCGATCCCGGTCCTGTTTGGCAAGAAGATGTCGCGGCGCACCAACGATCTGTTGCTTGGCTTTGCCGCCGGGGTGATGATTTCGGCCTCCTATTTTTCGCTGATCGTGCCCGGGCTGGACGCCGCAGACGAGTTGTACGGGATGACCTATGTCTCTGCGCTGATCGCGGGCTGTGGTATTGCTCTGGGGGCGGCGCTTGTGGCGCTGCTCAACGAAACGCTGCCGCATGAACACTTCATCACCGGGCCGGATGGTGCCGATCCCGGCGCCTTGTCGAAAATCTGGCTGTTTGTCATCGCGATCACGATCCACAATTTTCCCGAAGGCATGGCCGTGGGCATCGGCTTCGGTGGTGGCAACGTCACCAATGGCATGTCTCTGGCAACGGGCATCGGTCTGCAGAACGCGCCCGAAGGGCTGGCCGTGGCGGTGGCGCTGCGCGGGCAGGGCTACAGCCGCTGGCGCAGCTTCCTGCTGGCAGCGCTGACCGGTCTGGTCGAACCTCTTGGCGGTGCGCTGGGGGTCGGCCTGATCCATGTGTCGGTGCATGTCCTGCCCTGGGGGCTGACCTTTGCGGCCGGGGCGATGCTCTATATCATCAGTCACGAAATCATCCCGGAAACCCACCGCAACGGCTACCAGAATTATGCGACGACCGGGCTGTTGACCGGGTTGATCCTGATGATGTTCCTCGATGTGACTTTGGGCTGA
- a CDS encoding DUF2000 family protein, with amino-acid sequence MQNFLPDSGFVLQKYWKIEMLNELHSAVAATDKTSLRGAGDLRLAIIVSPSQMVGFLANTVATIAAGIGAAHPGIGNAKLTDQEEMTILNSADRPIPVLQADPVQMVDILDRAQTKWPELTLVVFPEFARKLHSFEDYEAEFTQRSLRQEPLSGIGLCGPAKAVKSLTGSLKLLR; translated from the coding sequence GTGCAGAACTTCCTGCCAGACAGTGGTTTTGTCCTTCAAAAATATTGGAAAATTGAAATGCTAAACGAACTACACTCGGCGGTGGCGGCAACCGACAAGACATCCCTTCGGGGCGCTGGCGATCTGCGCTTGGCAATCATCGTTTCCCCATCTCAGATGGTGGGATTTCTGGCCAATACGGTCGCTACTATTGCGGCGGGCATAGGCGCGGCGCATCCCGGAATAGGGAACGCCAAACTCACGGACCAAGAGGAAATGACTATCCTCAACTCCGCTGATCGCCCGATTCCCGTTCTTCAGGCGGACCCCGTTCAGATGGTCGATATCCTTGATAGAGCACAGACAAAATGGCCAGAACTTACATTGGTGGTCTTCCCCGAATTTGCCCGAAAGTTGCATTCGTTCGAAGACTATGAAGCAGAGTTCACGCAACGGTCCCTCCGCCAGGAACCGTTAAGTGGCATAGGCCTTTGCGGACCCGCAAAGGCCGTCAAGTCCCTGACCGGTTCTCTGAAACTTCTCAGGTGA
- a CDS encoding toprim domain-containing protein, translating to MRLVRGQTRLVVAEGIETALSLASGLLTDRPSIWAALSASGMISLRLPSQPGRLTVAGDGDPAGRAAAEQLARRASDMGWQVSLMTAPEGKDWNDVLREREGML from the coding sequence GTGCGCCTTGTTCGCGGGCAAACCCGTCTGGTCGTCGCGGAAGGGATCGAAACCGCTCTTTCCCTCGCCTCTGGGCTGTTGACGGACCGGCCCTCGATTTGGGCCGCTCTGAGCGCGTCCGGGATGATCTCCCTGCGCCTGCCGTCGCAACCGGGGCGATTGACTGTCGCCGGTGATGGCGATCCTGCCGGACGCGCGGCGGCGGAGCAACTGGCCCGGCGGGCCTCGGACATGGGCTGGCAGGTCTCGCTCATGACGGCCCCAGAAGGGAAAGACTGGAATGACGTGCTGCGGGAACGGGAGGGGATGCTGTGA
- a CDS encoding Lrp/AsnC family transcriptional regulator: protein MTGSIETQTAPLESADRRILAALQTDGRLSNADLAEATGMSTSPCWRRTRRLEEEGYIQGYRAVLDRKLLGMGVLVFITIQIDAHSEAEASAFEKAVADYPQIVSCHSIGGGADFLLQVVCKDLDDYAEFSMTHLRRMPGIKAMESSFALKEIKPYTGWPIP, encoded by the coding sequence ATGACTGGAAGTATAGAAACCCAAACGGCTCCACTCGAGTCAGCGGATCGACGCATTTTGGCGGCGCTTCAGACGGACGGCCGATTGAGCAACGCCGATCTTGCTGAAGCAACGGGCATGTCCACCTCGCCATGTTGGCGCCGCACACGACGGCTTGAAGAAGAAGGCTATATCCAAGGATATCGGGCCGTCCTTGATCGCAAACTGCTCGGTATGGGCGTTCTGGTTTTTATTACGATCCAGATCGACGCCCATTCAGAGGCGGAAGCCAGCGCTTTCGAAAAGGCTGTCGCCGACTATCCGCAAATCGTATCGTGCCATTCGATAGGGGGTGGGGCAGATTTCCTATTGCAGGTGGTTTGCAAAGATCTGGACGATTACGCAGAGTTTTCGATGACACATCTCCGCCGGATGCCTGGCATTAAGGCGATGGAGAGCAGCTTTGCCCTTAAGGAAATCAAGCCCTATACCGGATGGCCAATACCATAG
- a CDS encoding saccharopine dehydrogenase family protein produces MKQNVLIIGAGGVAQVVAHKCAQNNDVLGDIHIASRTLSKCDAILESVREKAAMKQEGVLEAHQVDAMDSKAVAALIEKTGAQIVINVGSAFVNMTVLDACIETGAAYIDTAIHEDPTKICETPPWYANYEWKKRDLCAEKGVTAILGAGFDPGVVNAYARFAIDMMDEVKSIDIVDINAGSHGKYFATNFDPEINFREFTGVVYYWEDGQWKEKKMFETGHDWDLPVVGTCRAYQSGHDEVHSLATNYPQADVRFWMGFGEHYINVFTVLQNLGLLSEQPVKTAEGLEVVPLKVVKAVLPDPSSLAPNYEGKTCIGDLVKGTKDGEPFEVFVYNVADHKEAYNEVGSQGISYTAGVPPVAAAMLIASGEWDAGTMKNVEELDPKPFFSILDRIGLPTRVQIGGLGCEDKAWNA; encoded by the coding sequence TTGAAACAGAACGTACTCATCATCGGCGCCGGCGGCGTCGCTCAGGTCGTCGCGCATAAATGCGCCCAGAATAACGATGTGCTCGGCGATATTCATATCGCCAGCCGGACGCTGTCGAAATGCGACGCGATCCTTGAGTCGGTCCGGGAAAAGGCCGCGATGAAACAGGAGGGCGTTCTTGAAGCCCATCAGGTCGACGCGATGGACAGCAAAGCTGTTGCCGCGCTGATCGAAAAGACCGGCGCTCAGATCGTGATCAACGTCGGGTCGGCTTTCGTCAACATGACTGTGCTCGACGCCTGTATCGAAACCGGGGCGGCCTATATCGACACGGCGATTCACGAAGATCCGACCAAGATCTGCGAAACGCCGCCGTGGTATGCCAACTACGAATGGAAGAAACGCGATCTTTGCGCCGAAAAAGGCGTCACCGCCATTCTTGGCGCGGGCTTCGATCCGGGTGTGGTGAACGCCTATGCGCGGTTCGCCATCGACATGATGGACGAGGTCAAATCGATCGATATCGTAGACATCAACGCAGGCTCTCACGGCAAGTATTTTGCCACGAACTTCGACCCGGAAATCAATTTCCGCGAATTCACCGGCGTCGTCTACTATTGGGAAGACGGCCAGTGGAAAGAGAAGAAGATGTTCGAAACCGGCCACGACTGGGACCTGCCGGTCGTCGGCACCTGCCGCGCCTATCAGTCGGGTCACGATGAGGTGCATTCGCTCGCGACCAACTATCCGCAGGCCGATGTGCGGTTCTGGATGGGCTTTGGCGAGCATTACATCAATGTTTTCACCGTACTGCAGAACCTTGGCCTTTTGTCCGAACAGCCGGTGAAAACCGCCGAAGGGCTGGAGGTCGTGCCGCTGAAAGTGGTCAAGGCAGTCCTCCCCGATCCGTCGTCCCTTGCCCCGAATTATGAAGGCAAGACCTGCATCGGCGATCTGGTGAAAGGCACCAAGGATGGCGAACCTTTCGAGGTCTTCGTCTACAACGTCGCCGACCACAAAGAGGCCTATAACGAAGTCGGCTCCCAGGGCATTTCCTACACCGCTGGCGTGCCGCCGGTTGCCGCTGCGATGCTCATCGCCTCCGGCGAGTGGGACGCAGGCACGATGAAGAACGTCGAGGAACTGGACCCGAAACCGTTCTTTTCGATCCTCGACCGCATTGGCCTGCCGACCCGCGTGCAGATCGGCGGTCTGGGCTGTGAAGACAAGGCCTGGAACGCCTGA
- a CDS encoding DUF3987 domain-containing protein: protein MLPQETPFMGDWPVPSPRLTQGATLPAPELPLADVFGPLWADWISRAAEAKSAPPDYVVAGLLATVGSAIGNTRWAAPWEGWQEPPILWTMAIGSPSSNKSPGLDAVLGLIKDVEREKRQAMEGELTEWREKAEIAKLAESAWKEAAKAALKEGSEPPERPDTLRIEPEPFLPRFSIADGTVERLAVIVSKQPRGTLLARDELAGWLQGMTRYSGGGSDRPFWLEAYGGRAYSVERMGREPVHIDRLSIAVTGGIQPDRLKSLLLRSDDDGLLARFIPIWPDPVPLCRPRAQAGAERCVTALRRLYGLSMYRDETDRERPWVMPFSDPARDVLDAFRLSVRAWERDAEGLLLSFIGKLPGLAVRLSLILSYLDWAMSDEGEPQEISHNAFGRAAHFIEFYALPMARRAYADAATSKTERGARRLLDAIRARGWPRFTSREALRLDLSGLSTAAQLNAALTVLEDGDAIRPIAPPPNPNGGRPTRLFAVNPALLAGMP from the coding sequence ATGCTGCCGCAAGAGACCCCGTTCATGGGTGACTGGCCGGTGCCGTCCCCGCGTCTCACGCAGGGCGCGACCTTGCCCGCCCCGGAATTGCCACTCGCTGACGTGTTCGGGCCGCTCTGGGCCGATTGGATCAGCCGGGCGGCAGAGGCCAAATCCGCGCCGCCGGATTACGTTGTGGCGGGGCTGCTCGCTACGGTCGGTTCGGCCATTGGCAACACTCGTTGGGCTGCGCCGTGGGAGGGCTGGCAAGAGCCTCCGATCCTCTGGACCATGGCGATTGGCTCGCCGTCCTCGAACAAATCGCCCGGCCTCGACGCGGTGCTGGGACTGATCAAGGACGTTGAGCGCGAGAAGCGGCAGGCGATGGAAGGCGAGTTGACGGAGTGGCGCGAGAAAGCCGAGATCGCCAAGCTCGCCGAAAGCGCGTGGAAAGAGGCGGCAAAGGCGGCGCTGAAAGAAGGGAGCGAGCCGCCGGAGCGCCCGGATACGCTACGTATCGAACCGGAACCATTCCTTCCGCGCTTTTCGATTGCGGACGGCACGGTGGAGCGATTGGCGGTGATCGTCTCGAAACAGCCGCGCGGCACCTTGCTGGCGCGCGATGAACTGGCCGGGTGGTTGCAGGGCATGACCCGCTATTCCGGTGGCGGCTCGGATCGGCCATTCTGGTTGGAGGCCTATGGCGGGCGGGCCTATTCGGTCGAACGGATGGGGCGGGAGCCGGTGCATATCGACCGGCTGTCCATCGCCGTCACCGGTGGCATTCAGCCCGACCGGCTCAAATCGCTCTTGCTGCGAAGCGATGATGACGGCTTGCTGGCGCGGTTCATCCCGATCTGGCCCGATCCCGTGCCGCTGTGCAGACCGCGGGCGCAAGCAGGCGCAGAGCGCTGTGTCACTGCCTTGCGACGGCTCTATGGCCTCTCAATGTATCGTGACGAGACCGACCGGGAGCGCCCTTGGGTTATGCCTTTCTCCGATCCGGCGCGGGATGTGCTCGACGCCTTCCGCCTCTCGGTGCGGGCATGGGAACGCGATGCGGAGGGGCTGCTCTTGTCCTTCATCGGCAAACTGCCCGGTCTGGCGGTCCGCCTATCGCTGATCTTGTCCTATCTCGATTGGGCGATGAGTGACGAAGGAGAACCGCAAGAAATCAGCCATAATGCCTTTGGTCGGGCGGCGCATTTTATCGAGTTCTATGCCCTGCCGATGGCCCGCCGGGCCTATGCCGACGCTGCCACATCCAAGACCGAACGTGGCGCGCGGCGTTTGCTCGATGCGATCCGGGCGCGGGGTTGGCCGCGCTTTACCAGCCGGGAAGCCCTGCGCCTCGATTTGTCCGGCCTCAGCACGGCCGCACAGCTCAACGCAGCGCTGACGGTGCTTGAGGACGGGGACGCCATCCGCCCGATTGCGCCACCGCCCAACCCCAACGGAGGACGCCCCACACGGCTCTTCGCGGTTAATCCGGCACTTTTGGCAGGAATGCCGTGA
- the nspC gene encoding carboxynorspermidine decarboxylase, with protein sequence MIQTPYYLIDKARLLANMEKIAWLREASGAKALLALKCFSTWPVFDFMRDYMDGTTSSSLYELRLGAEKFGKETHAYSVGWADNEIDAAVSYADKIIFNSLGQLDRFGDKARGIASGLRLNPRFSTSGFDLADPARPFSRLGEWDMARLEMASDRINGVMIHYNCENDDFVLFSEQLTRIENEFGSFLKTLDWVSLGGGIHFTGENYPLDKLADRLKAFSDALGVQVYLEPGEASITKSTTLEVSVLDIIDNGKKVAIVDSSIEAHMLDLLIYRETAKLPQNGTYAYQIAGKTCLAGDIFGDATFDKPLEIGDRISIDDAAGYTMVKKNWFNGLKMPGIAVRERDGSIKLVRDFGYEDFVAALG encoded by the coding sequence ATGATCCAGACGCCGTATTACCTGATCGATAAGGCGCGCCTGCTTGCGAATATGGAAAAGATCGCCTGGCTGCGTGAGGCCTCTGGCGCGAAGGCGCTGCTGGCGCTCAAATGCTTTTCCACATGGCCCGTCTTCGACTTTATGCGCGACTATATGGACGGGACGACCTCGTCGTCGCTCTACGAGCTGCGTCTGGGTGCCGAGAAGTTTGGCAAGGAAACCCATGCCTATTCCGTGGGCTGGGCCGACAATGAGATTGACGCGGCGGTCAGCTACGCCGACAAGATCATTTTCAACTCTCTGGGACAGCTGGATCGGTTCGGCGACAAGGCCCGCGGCATTGCCTCCGGTCTGCGCCTGAACCCGCGGTTTTCCACCTCGGGGTTTGATCTGGCCGACCCCGCGCGACCGTTTTCGCGCTTGGGCGAATGGGATATGGCACGGCTTGAAATGGCTTCGGATCGCATCAACGGCGTGATGATCCACTATAATTGCGAGAATGACGACTTTGTGCTGTTTTCCGAACAGCTGACGCGCATCGAGAATGAATTCGGTTCGTTTTTGAAAACTCTGGATTGGGTCTCGCTGGGCGGCGGCATCCATTTCACCGGCGAAAACTACCCGCTCGACAAGCTCGCAGACCGGCTCAAGGCCTTCTCTGACGCCTTGGGTGTGCAGGTCTATCTCGAACCCGGAGAGGCCTCGATCACCAAATCCACCACGCTTGAAGTGTCGGTTCTCGACATCATTGATAACGGGAAAAAAGTGGCCATCGTCGACAGTTCGATCGAAGCCCATATGCTCGACCTGCTGATCTACCGCGAGACTGCGAAACTGCCGCAAAACGGCACGTATGCCTATCAGATCGCGGGCAAGACCTGTCTAGCGGGAGACATCTTTGGCGACGCCACATTCGACAAACCGCTGGAAATCGGCGACCGTATTTCGATCGACGACGCGGCCGGTTACACAATGGTCAAAAAGAACTGGTTTAACGGGTTAAAGATGCCCGGGATCGCTGTGCGCGAACGCGATGGCTCCATCAAACTGGTGCGTGACTTCGGTTACGAGGATTTCGTCGCGGCGCTGGGATAA
- a CDS encoding coniferyl aldehyde dehydrogenase: MRTALQTEFDQMRGAYQDQPHVSYDLRWDRLDRLEKALLAAENELIAAMSEDFSYRSPLESRLFDVNVVLAEIRSTKKYLKRWMRVQRVTTPLLYKPARAEIHPQPLGVVGIIAPWNFPVQLALGPMVPALAAGNRVMLKPSELTPQTAEVLAEMIEGAFDGDEVCVVTGGADVAAAFSALPFDHLFFTGSTQIGRRVAEAAASNLTPVTLELGGKSPAVIMPSADLDRAARRIVWGKLSNAGQICVAPDYVLVPRKILPAFADALMARMTKMFPAGIDSPDYSAIVSDRHLSRLDALLAEAETHGAEIRRLTAKTSAKTGKEAATNARKFAPALVIDPPHQITLMQEEIFGPILPLVPYDTPEQALRYVAERDHPLALYVFAEERKEQDLWLQHSLSGGAVVNDTVIHVAFDTLPFGGVGASGIGAYHGQAGFDRFSHLKSVVRQSKWNGMFVAEPPMKGLKAHAPKILRKLM, encoded by the coding sequence ATGCGAACAGCGTTGCAAACCGAATTCGACCAGATGCGCGGGGCATATCAGGATCAGCCTCATGTATCCTATGATCTGCGCTGGGATCGCCTGGATCGTTTGGAAAAGGCGCTTTTGGCCGCCGAAAACGAGCTTATCGCGGCCATGTCCGAAGATTTTTCCTATCGCAGCCCGCTTGAAAGCCGTCTGTTCGATGTGAATGTGGTGCTCGCGGAAATTCGCAGCACGAAAAAGTACCTGAAACGCTGGATGCGTGTCCAACGCGTGACCACGCCGCTGCTTTACAAGCCGGCGCGCGCCGAAATCCATCCCCAGCCGTTGGGCGTGGTGGGCATCATTGCGCCCTGGAACTTCCCGGTGCAGCTTGCGCTCGGGCCAATGGTGCCAGCACTAGCCGCGGGCAACCGAGTCATGCTGAAACCGTCCGAGCTGACACCTCAGACCGCCGAGGTCCTTGCAGAGATGATCGAAGGCGCCTTCGACGGCGACGAGGTCTGCGTCGTGACCGGGGGCGCCGATGTCGCTGCCGCCTTCTCTGCCCTGCCCTTCGATCATCTGTTTTTCACCGGTTCGACCCAGATCGGTCGCCGGGTGGCGGAAGCGGCTGCCAGCAACCTGACGCCGGTGACACTGGAACTGGGCGGCAAATCTCCGGCGGTGATCATGCCCTCGGCGGATCTGGACCGCGCGGCGCGGCGCATTGTCTGGGGCAAGCTGTCCAACGCCGGGCAGATCTGCGTCGCGCCCGATTACGTCCTCGTCCCGCGTAAGATCCTGCCCGCCTTTGCAGACGCCCTCATGGCCCGCATGACCAAAATGTTTCCGGCTGGGATCGACAGCCCGGACTATTCCGCGATTGTGTCGGATCGCCACCTGAGCCGACTCGACGCCCTACTGGCGGAGGCCGAAACCCATGGGGCAGAGATCCGGCGGCTGACGGCTAAGACATCCGCCAAGACTGGCAAAGAGGCCGCCACGAACGCCAGGAAATTCGCTCCGGCGCTGGTGATCGATCCGCCGCATCAAATCACCCTGATGCAGGAAGAAATCTTCGGCCCGATCCTGCCGCTTGTGCCCTATGATACCCCCGAACAGGCCCTGCGCTATGTCGCCGAGCGTGATCATCCGCTGGCGCTTTATGTCTTTGCCGAAGAGCGCAAGGAACAGGATCTCTGGTTGCAGCACTCCCTGTCCGGCGGCGCAGTGGTCAACGACACCGTGATCCACGTCGCCTTTGACACGCTGCCGTTCGGCGGCGTCGGAGCCTCCGGCATCGGTGCCTATCACGGGCAGGCGGGATTTGATCGTTTTTCACATCTCAAATCCGTGGTCCGGCAAAGCAAATGGAACGGGATGTTTGTCGCTGAACCCCCGATGAAAGGGCTTAAGGCGCACGCGCCGAAAATTCTGCGAAAGCTCATGTGA
- a CDS encoding esterase-like activity of phytase family protein has translation MGKSLVSALALFIGLSSAAQAQDAFPATLKAHAELPGASFVPAPKGAADTYNVSGRFTAGARVEDLYANFQPATGLALPFPGQPLQGFSGIRSLGNDRFLVLTDNGFGNQKNSSDVVLMFNIVKADWDAGRVMLEKTVQLSDPNRIVPFPIVNEATEGRFLTGADFDIESIQPVGDSYWIGDEFGPWVIEVNATGEALRVLATEPGGELMRSPDNFFVAAPNPGGALPEDVVTYRSGGYEGMALSADEKTLYPLLEKPVFDAATGGKKHVSGKPVLSMFELSTETGEWGDVVRYYPLDDENHAIGDFNLIDGTRGLIIERDNGQGDPREGWAETPALFKRIYLIDLERMDENGVLEKIAYIDLMNIADPEGIAPRGTIDGVFSFPFVTIEDVDRVDETTIVVANDNNFPFSVGRENGRVDDNEMILLDVADFLKAE, from the coding sequence ATGGGGAAATCCCTTGTCTCCGCACTCGCGCTCTTCATCGGCCTGAGCTCCGCCGCACAGGCCCAGGACGCCTTTCCGGCCACGCTGAAAGCCCATGCCGAATTGCCCGGCGCAAGCTTTGTGCCCGCCCCGAAAGGCGCCGCTGACACCTACAACGTCTCCGGTCGTTTCACCGCGGGCGCCCGCGTCGAAGATCTCTATGCCAACTTCCAGCCCGCCACTGGTCTGGCCCTGCCCTTCCCCGGTCAGCCGCTGCAGGGGTTCTCGGGCATCCGCAGCCTTGGCAACGACCGCTTTCTGGTGCTGACCGACAATGGGTTTGGCAATCAGAAAAACTCCTCTGACGTTGTGTTGATGTTCAACATCGTCAAGGCCGATTGGGACGCCGGTCGCGTGATGCTCGAAAAGACCGTGCAGCTGTCCGACCCGAACCGCATCGTGCCCTTCCCGATCGTGAACGAAGCCACCGAAGGCCGGTTCCTCACCGGGGCAGATTTCGACATTGAATCGATCCAGCCCGTTGGCGACAGCTACTGGATTGGCGATGAATTCGGTCCCTGGGTGATCGAAGTCAACGCGACCGGCGAAGCGTTGCGCGTTCTGGCCACGGAACCCGGCGGAGAGCTGATGCGCTCGCCTGACAACTTCTTCGTGGCGGCCCCGAACCCCGGCGGCGCCCTGCCCGAAGATGTCGTGACCTACCGCTCCGGCGGCTATGAAGGCATGGCACTGTCCGCAGACGAGAAAACGCTCTACCCGCTGCTGGAAAAGCCGGTGTTCGACGCCGCCACCGGCGGCAAGAAACACGTCAGCGGCAAACCGGTTCTGTCGATGTTCGAACTGTCGACGGAAACCGGCGAATGGGGCGATGTGGTGCGCTATTACCCGCTGGACGACGAGAACCATGCCATCGGCGATTTCAACCTGATCGACGGCACCCGAGGGCTGATCATCGAACGCGACAACGGTCAGGGCGACCCGCGCGAGGGCTGGGCCGAAACCCCGGCTCTGTTCAAGCGCATCTACCTGATCGATCTGGAGCGCATGGACGAAAACGGCGTTCTGGAAAAGATCGCCTATATCGACCTGATGAACATCGCCGATCCAGAGGGCATCGCCCCGCGTGGCACAATTGATGGCGTGTTCAGCTTCCCCTTTGTAACCATCGAAGATGTGGACCGCGTCGATGAAACCACCATCGTGGTCGCCAATGACAACAACTTCCCCTTCTCCGTGGGGCGCGAAAACGGTCGTGTCGATGACAACGAGATGATCCTGCTCGATGTCGCGGACTTCCTGAAGGCAGAGTGA